The Glycine soja cultivar W05 chromosome 6, ASM419377v2, whole genome shotgun sequence genome has a window encoding:
- the LOC114415054 gene encoding ubiquitin carboxyl-terminal hydrolase 26-like isoform X1, translated as MSRPTTRSKNKRQKQGDDGNGTGEIWRKIHNTGVVTEDDMNQLYMIWKPVCSGCRVNNKDNPNCLCALVPPPNGARKSGLWQKMSDIVESLGHDPTKDLRASADSPAGLTNLGATCYANSILQCLYMNKSFREGMFSVERDVLHQQPVLDQLARLFVQLHISKMAFIDSSPFVKTLELDNGVQQDSHEFLTLLLSLLERCLSHSKVPKARTIVQDLFRGSVSHVTTCSKCGRDSEASSKMEDFYELELNVKGLKSLDGSLDEYLTVEELNGDNQYFCESCKTRVDATRSIKLCTLPKVLNFQLKRYVFLPKTTTKKKITSAFSFPAELDMRHRMSELSQFNLVYDLSAVLIHKGTGANSGHYIAHIKDVNTGQWWEFDDEHVTNLGFHPFGEESSSSTTKSIKTDAIHFDNSEAMVADSNGNGLSATHSQSSKVETFLSSDAYMLMYHLKHTKSVGESGGVICGVNHKEREGVVVAVQNGVPLPSHIYDEIQSFNTSYDDACQQYNNRKELQLSRISERRQEVRSVLAEAPVQSLEQPFYWISSEWLRQWADNIIPIPLDNTSVQCSHGKVPVSNVTSMKRLSAKAWDMLFSKYGGGPALSHDNHCRDCLIHGAMTVVSADTYRDRRESMKSLARDILDGNCLDGKYYISRPWLQQWWKRKVLDAPSEADAGPTAAISCPHGQLMPEQAPGAKRVLIPESFWLFLYEDAVSITPDDPLGGPTFSSDSEECSQCSNELSEVACLEDSLRLVKQKQRQNHEKLFQAKSMPLSMHSKYFLVPSSWISKWRNYISPTLKNSDKPETLDGVIDSMLCEKHSQLIERPPELVFRRGAIIQRESSEGCLTIVSENDWKCFCEEWGSIETKGISATIDHVNDSENVLTGSSEEMLVCKDQLSTADKMNFENGTGQILIKTCPEVCESCIGERKSCELMQKLNYCNEDICVILVRGKEVPRSILEASKGFVETDRRVSKRSRKTKNGSSISLKVSASTSLYQLKMMIWESFGVVKENQILHKGDRIIDSDNEFATLADVNIFAGDQVIVRDSEIHENRDIADELCDDKMDLQHTEEGFRGTLLTANVSSQLQGY; from the exons ATGAGTAGACCGACAACACGgagtaaaaataaaagacaGAAACAAGGGGATGATGGCAACGGCACTGGCGAAATATGGAG GAAAATTCATAATACAGGTGTGGTAACTGAGGATGATATGAATCAATTGTATATGATTTGGAAGCCAGTTTGTTCAGGCTGCCGTGTCAATAATAAAGATAACCCAAATTGCTTATGTGCATTGGTTCCACCTCCAAATGGAGCCCGGAAGTCTGGCTTATGGCAAAAGATGTCAGATATTGTTGAGAGTCTTGGCCATGACCCAACCAAGGATCTTCGAGCTTCTGCTGATTCTCCTGCAGGTCTCACGAATCTTGGTGCAACATGCTATGCCAACAGTATACTCCAGTGCTTGTACATGAATAAATCTTTCCGAGAAGGCATGTTTTCTGTAGAACGAGATGTTTTACATCAACAGCCTGTGCTAGATCAGCTGGCTCGACTTTTTGTGCAGTTGCATATTAGCAAAATGGCTTTCATAGATTCTTCTCCATTTGTAAAAACTCTGGAATTAGATAATGGAGTTCAGCAGGATAGCCATGAGTTCCTGACATTGCTTCTCTCTTTGCTTGAGCGTTGTCTGAGCCACTCCAAAGTGCCCAAGGCAAGAACAATAGTTCAAGATCTTTTCCGGGGAAGTGTTTCTCATGTGACGAC GTGCTCAAAATGTGGAAGAGACTCTGAAGCTTCTTCCAAAATGGAAGATTTCTATGAATTGGAGTTGAATGTCAAAGGATTGAAAAGTTTAGATGGGAGCCTAGATGAATATCTCACTGTTGAAGAGCTTAATGGAGACAATCAATATTTTTGTGAGTCTTGTAAAACAAGAGTTGATGCTACTCGCAGCATCAAGCTGTGTACATTACCCAAAGTACTTAATTTTCAGCTTAAACGTTATGTCTTCCTTCCTAAG ACtacaacaaagaagaaaattacttctGCATTTTCATTTCCTGCTGAACTTGATATGCGGCATAGAATGTCTGAGTTGTCTCAGTTCAACTTGGTATATGACTTGTCAGCTGTACTGATTCACAAGGGAACTGGTGCTAATAGTGGCCATTACATTGCTCACATCAAGGATGTAAACACTGGACAATGGTGGGAATTTGATGATGAGCATGTTACTAATTTGGGTTTTCATCCATTTGGTGAAGAGTCTTCAAGTTCTACTACTAAATCCATCAAGACTGATGCAATTCATTTTGATAATTCTGAAGCAATGGTAGCTGACAGCAATGGAAATGGTTTAAGTGCTACTCATTCACAATCTTCAAAAGTGGAGACATTTTTGTCTAGTGATGCGTACATGTTGATGTACCATCTTAAACATACAAAAAGTGTTGGTGAAAGTGGGGGTGTAATTTGTGGTGTTAACCATAAAGAAAGAGAGGGTGTTGTAGTTGCTGTGCAAAATGGTGTTCCTCTTCCATCTCATATTTATGATGAGATTCAAAGTTTCAACACCTCATATGATGATGCTTGTCAGCAGTACAATAACAGGAAAGAGTTACAATTGAGTCGTATTAGTGAGAGGAGACAGGAAGTTCGATCTGTTTTAGCTGAAGCTCCTGTGCAATCATTGGAGCAACCATTTTATTGGATTTCTAGTGAATGGCTTCGTCAATGGGCCGACAACATTATTCCAAT TCCTCTTGACAACACGTCAGTCCAATGCTCACATGGGAAAGTCCCAGTTTCAAATGTTACCTCAATGAAGCGGTTGTCTGCTAAAGCGTGGGATATGTTGTTCTCCAAG TATGGTGGAGGACCAGCATTGTCTCATGATAACCACTGTCGGGATTGCCTGATTCATGGGGCTATGACAGTGGTGTCAGCTGACACCTATCGGGATAGAAGAGAATCAATGAAGTCACTTGCACGGGATATTCTAGATGGAAACTGCCTAGATGGAAAGTATTACATATCCAGACCATG GTTGCAGCAGTGGTGGAAAAGAAAAGTCCTTGATGCTCCATCTGAAGCTGATGCTGGACCAACAGCAGCCATTAGTTGTCCACATGGTCAATTGATGCCTGAGCAAGCTCCTGGTGCTAAGCGGGTGCTTATTCCTGAGAGCTTTTGGCTCTTCTTATATGAAGATGCTGTTTCTATAACGCCTGATGATCCTTTGGGTGGCCCAACTTTTTCTTCAGATTCTGAAGAGTGTTCCCAATGCAGTAATGAATTATCTGAAGTAGCATGCTTGGAGGACTCCTTGAG ATTAGTTAAACAAAAACAACGTCAGAATCATGAGAAATTATTCCAGGCTAAAAGTATGCCACTTTCTATGCACAGCAAGTATTTCTTGGTGCCTTCGTCATGGATTTCAAAATGGAGAAATTACATTAGTCCAACCCTGAAGAATTCAGATAAACCTGAAACTTTAGATGGGGTAATTGATTCAATGTTGTGTGAAAAG CACTCACAGCTGATTGAAAGACCTCCTGAATTGGTTTTCAGACGTGGTGCTATAATCCAGAGGGAATCTTCT GAAGGTTGCTTAACCATTGTATCTGAGAATGATTGGAAATGCTTCTGTGAAGAATGGGGTAGTATTGAGACCAAAGGAATATCAGCAACAATTGATCATGTTAATGATTCAGAGAATGTATTGACTGGATCCAGTGAGGAGATGCTAGTATGCAAGGATCAGTTGAGCACAgcagataaaatgaattttgaaaatgggactggacaaattttaattaagacatGTCCTGAG GTTTGTGAGAGTTGCATCGGAGAAAGAAAGAGCTGTGAGCTAATGCAGAAGCTTAACTATTGCAATGAGGACATATGTGTAATTCTTGTTCGTGGTAAGGAGGTACCTAGATCAATATTGGAGGCTTCAAAGGGATTCGTTGAAACAGATCGGCGAGTTTCCAAGCGTTCCCGCAAGACTAAAAATGGGAGTTCAATTAGTCTAAAAGTTTCTGCTTCAACATCTTTATATCAGCTGAAAATGATGATATGGGAATCCTTTGGG GTTGTCAAGGAAAACCAGATACTACATAAAGGTGATAGGATAATTGATAGCGATAATGAATTTGCTACCCTCGCAGATGTGAACATATTTGCTGGAGATCAGGTTATTGTGAGGGACTCTGAGATCCATGAAAATCGAGATATTGCTG ATGAGCTTTGCGATGATAAAATGGATCTGCAGCATACCGAGGAAGGGTTCCGAGGAACACTTCTCACAGCAAATGTTTCATCCCAG TTGCAGGGGTATTGA
- the LOC114415054 gene encoding ubiquitin carboxyl-terminal hydrolase 26-like isoform X2: protein MSRPTTRSKNKRQKQGDDGNGTGEIWRKIHNTGVVTEDDMNQLYMIWKPVCSGCRVNNKDNPNCLCALVPPPNGARKSGLWQKMSDIVESLGHDPTKDLRASADSPAGLTNLGATCYANSILQCLYMNKSFREGMFSVERDVLHQQPVLDQLARLFVQLHISKMAFIDSSPFVKTLELDNGVQQDSHEFLTLLLSLLERCLSHSKVPKARTIVQDLFRGSVSHVTTCSKCGRDSEASSKMEDFYELELNVKGLKSLDGSLDEYLTVEELNGDNQYFCESCKTRVDATRSIKLCTLPKVLNFQLKRYVFLPKTTTKKKITSAFSFPAELDMRHRMSELSQFNLVYDLSAVLIHKGTGANSGHYIAHIKDVNTGQWWEFDDEHVTNLGFHPFGEESSSSTTKSIKTDAIHFDNSEAMVADSNGNGLSATHSQSSKVETFLSSDAYMLMYHLKHTKSVGESGGVICGVNHKEREGVVVAVQNGVPLPSHIYDEIQSFNTSYDDACQQYNNRKELQLSRISERRQEVRSVLAEAPVQSLEQPFYWISSEWLRQWADNIIPIPLDNTSVQCSHGKVPVSNVTSMKRLSAKAWDMLFSKYGGGPALSHDNHCRDCLIHGAMTVVSADTYRDRRESMKSLARDILDGNCLDGKYYISRPWLQQWWKRKVLDAPSEADAGPTAAISCPHGQLMPEQAPGAKRVLIPESFWLFLYEDAVSITPDDPLGGPTFSSDSEECSQCSNELSEVACLEDSLRLVKQKQRQNHEKLFQAKSMPLSMHSKYFLVPSSWISKWRNYISPTLKNSDKPETLDGVIDSMLCEKHSQLIERPPELVFRRGAIIQRESSEGCLTIVSENDWKCFCEEWGSIETKGISATIDHVNDSENVLTGSSEEMLVCKDQLSTADKMNFENGTGQILIKTCPEVCESCIGERKSCELMQKLNYCNEDICVILVRGKEVPRSILEASKGFVETDRRVSKRSRKTKNGSSISLKVSASTSLYQLKMMIWESFGVVKENQILHKGDRIIDSDNEFATLADVNIFAGDQVIVRDSEIHENRDIADELCDDKMDLQHTEEGFRGTLLTANVSSQVV, encoded by the exons ATGAGTAGACCGACAACACGgagtaaaaataaaagacaGAAACAAGGGGATGATGGCAACGGCACTGGCGAAATATGGAG GAAAATTCATAATACAGGTGTGGTAACTGAGGATGATATGAATCAATTGTATATGATTTGGAAGCCAGTTTGTTCAGGCTGCCGTGTCAATAATAAAGATAACCCAAATTGCTTATGTGCATTGGTTCCACCTCCAAATGGAGCCCGGAAGTCTGGCTTATGGCAAAAGATGTCAGATATTGTTGAGAGTCTTGGCCATGACCCAACCAAGGATCTTCGAGCTTCTGCTGATTCTCCTGCAGGTCTCACGAATCTTGGTGCAACATGCTATGCCAACAGTATACTCCAGTGCTTGTACATGAATAAATCTTTCCGAGAAGGCATGTTTTCTGTAGAACGAGATGTTTTACATCAACAGCCTGTGCTAGATCAGCTGGCTCGACTTTTTGTGCAGTTGCATATTAGCAAAATGGCTTTCATAGATTCTTCTCCATTTGTAAAAACTCTGGAATTAGATAATGGAGTTCAGCAGGATAGCCATGAGTTCCTGACATTGCTTCTCTCTTTGCTTGAGCGTTGTCTGAGCCACTCCAAAGTGCCCAAGGCAAGAACAATAGTTCAAGATCTTTTCCGGGGAAGTGTTTCTCATGTGACGAC GTGCTCAAAATGTGGAAGAGACTCTGAAGCTTCTTCCAAAATGGAAGATTTCTATGAATTGGAGTTGAATGTCAAAGGATTGAAAAGTTTAGATGGGAGCCTAGATGAATATCTCACTGTTGAAGAGCTTAATGGAGACAATCAATATTTTTGTGAGTCTTGTAAAACAAGAGTTGATGCTACTCGCAGCATCAAGCTGTGTACATTACCCAAAGTACTTAATTTTCAGCTTAAACGTTATGTCTTCCTTCCTAAG ACtacaacaaagaagaaaattacttctGCATTTTCATTTCCTGCTGAACTTGATATGCGGCATAGAATGTCTGAGTTGTCTCAGTTCAACTTGGTATATGACTTGTCAGCTGTACTGATTCACAAGGGAACTGGTGCTAATAGTGGCCATTACATTGCTCACATCAAGGATGTAAACACTGGACAATGGTGGGAATTTGATGATGAGCATGTTACTAATTTGGGTTTTCATCCATTTGGTGAAGAGTCTTCAAGTTCTACTACTAAATCCATCAAGACTGATGCAATTCATTTTGATAATTCTGAAGCAATGGTAGCTGACAGCAATGGAAATGGTTTAAGTGCTACTCATTCACAATCTTCAAAAGTGGAGACATTTTTGTCTAGTGATGCGTACATGTTGATGTACCATCTTAAACATACAAAAAGTGTTGGTGAAAGTGGGGGTGTAATTTGTGGTGTTAACCATAAAGAAAGAGAGGGTGTTGTAGTTGCTGTGCAAAATGGTGTTCCTCTTCCATCTCATATTTATGATGAGATTCAAAGTTTCAACACCTCATATGATGATGCTTGTCAGCAGTACAATAACAGGAAAGAGTTACAATTGAGTCGTATTAGTGAGAGGAGACAGGAAGTTCGATCTGTTTTAGCTGAAGCTCCTGTGCAATCATTGGAGCAACCATTTTATTGGATTTCTAGTGAATGGCTTCGTCAATGGGCCGACAACATTATTCCAAT TCCTCTTGACAACACGTCAGTCCAATGCTCACATGGGAAAGTCCCAGTTTCAAATGTTACCTCAATGAAGCGGTTGTCTGCTAAAGCGTGGGATATGTTGTTCTCCAAG TATGGTGGAGGACCAGCATTGTCTCATGATAACCACTGTCGGGATTGCCTGATTCATGGGGCTATGACAGTGGTGTCAGCTGACACCTATCGGGATAGAAGAGAATCAATGAAGTCACTTGCACGGGATATTCTAGATGGAAACTGCCTAGATGGAAAGTATTACATATCCAGACCATG GTTGCAGCAGTGGTGGAAAAGAAAAGTCCTTGATGCTCCATCTGAAGCTGATGCTGGACCAACAGCAGCCATTAGTTGTCCACATGGTCAATTGATGCCTGAGCAAGCTCCTGGTGCTAAGCGGGTGCTTATTCCTGAGAGCTTTTGGCTCTTCTTATATGAAGATGCTGTTTCTATAACGCCTGATGATCCTTTGGGTGGCCCAACTTTTTCTTCAGATTCTGAAGAGTGTTCCCAATGCAGTAATGAATTATCTGAAGTAGCATGCTTGGAGGACTCCTTGAG ATTAGTTAAACAAAAACAACGTCAGAATCATGAGAAATTATTCCAGGCTAAAAGTATGCCACTTTCTATGCACAGCAAGTATTTCTTGGTGCCTTCGTCATGGATTTCAAAATGGAGAAATTACATTAGTCCAACCCTGAAGAATTCAGATAAACCTGAAACTTTAGATGGGGTAATTGATTCAATGTTGTGTGAAAAG CACTCACAGCTGATTGAAAGACCTCCTGAATTGGTTTTCAGACGTGGTGCTATAATCCAGAGGGAATCTTCT GAAGGTTGCTTAACCATTGTATCTGAGAATGATTGGAAATGCTTCTGTGAAGAATGGGGTAGTATTGAGACCAAAGGAATATCAGCAACAATTGATCATGTTAATGATTCAGAGAATGTATTGACTGGATCCAGTGAGGAGATGCTAGTATGCAAGGATCAGTTGAGCACAgcagataaaatgaattttgaaaatgggactggacaaattttaattaagacatGTCCTGAG GTTTGTGAGAGTTGCATCGGAGAAAGAAAGAGCTGTGAGCTAATGCAGAAGCTTAACTATTGCAATGAGGACATATGTGTAATTCTTGTTCGTGGTAAGGAGGTACCTAGATCAATATTGGAGGCTTCAAAGGGATTCGTTGAAACAGATCGGCGAGTTTCCAAGCGTTCCCGCAAGACTAAAAATGGGAGTTCAATTAGTCTAAAAGTTTCTGCTTCAACATCTTTATATCAGCTGAAAATGATGATATGGGAATCCTTTGGG GTTGTCAAGGAAAACCAGATACTACATAAAGGTGATAGGATAATTGATAGCGATAATGAATTTGCTACCCTCGCAGATGTGAACATATTTGCTGGAGATCAGGTTATTGTGAGGGACTCTGAGATCCATGAAAATCGAGATATTGCTG ATGAGCTTTGCGATGATAAAATGGATCTGCAGCATACCGAGGAAGGGTTCCGAGGAACACTTCTCACAGCAAATGTTTCATCCCAGGTTGTTTAA
- the LOC114415055 gene encoding uncharacterized protein At2g24330-like, with translation MADDDKAVGEGEMKETTGGTSPSGSGKKKNKGFLLRIWNGIFRLHGDDFEKRLQYISKEEAQVMTRMNRRSRSWRRISRNLIVFSVIFEVVAVVYAIMTTRSIDLNWKMRAIRVSPMFLLPALAAAAYTTFVSFTRMCDRRDKKILERLRAERQEKIDELKERTNYYTTQQLIQRYDPDPAAKAAAASVLASKLGADSGLKVYLGDESSPSAPLGRSNDIEIVQSSGLRNRRQLQSRSTSPGTTTPNFADQQLVGPGGIDQTQTFELNKPVVVEHHLPQSSTTQDGGWIARIAALLVGEDPTQSYALICGNCYMHNGLARKEDFPVITYYCPHCHALNKPKQSDEHISGLTSPNTGGTPNTDDGVTDAVKNARASAAESVITSSSPGSASSSEIEEVSERASVDEKID, from the exons ATGGCGGACGATGACAAAGCGGTTGGGGAAGGTGAGATGAAAGAGACGACGGGTGGTACCAGTCCTTCTGGGAgtggaaagaagaagaacaaaggtTTCTTGTTGCGTATTTGGAACGGGATATTTAGGTTACACGGCGATGATTTTGAGAAGAGACTCCAGTACATTTCTAAAGAGGAAGCTCAAGTCATGACTAGAATGAACAGGAGATCCCGATCCTGGAGGAGAATTTCCCGCAATCTTATTGTATTTTCTGTCATATTTGAG GTCGTTGCTGTAGTTTATGCTATTATGACAACTAGATCAATCGATCTGAATTGGAAAATGAGGGCAATCCGGGTTTCACCAATGTTTCTTTTGCCTGCACTAGCAGCTGCTGCCTATACAACATTTGTCAGCTTCACAAGGATGT GTGATCGCAGGGATAAGAAAATTCTTGAAAGGCTTCGAGCTGAAAGGCAAGAAAAAATTGATGAGCTCAAAGAAAGGACAAATTATTACACTACACAACAGCTCATTCAG AGATATGATCCAGACCCAGCTGCAAAAGCAGCTGCTGCAAGTGTTTTAGCATCTAAGTTGGGTGCAGATTCTGGTTTGAAAGTGTACCTGGGAGATGAATCCAGTCCCAGTGCTCCACTGGGGAGGAGCAATGACATTGAAATTGTGCAGTCCTCTGGACTTCGAAATCGGAGACAACTTCAATCTAGATCCACTAGTCCAGGGACAACCACACCAAATTTTGCTGATCAACAACTAGTTGGTCCAGGAGGAATCGATCAAACTCAGACTTTTGAGCTCAATAAGCCTGTTGTTGTTGAACATCACTTACCTCAAAGTTCAACCACACAAGATGGAGGATGGATTGCACGAATTGCAGCTTTACTTGTGGGCGAAGACCCAACACAGTCATATGCGCTCATATGCGGTAACTGCTATATGCATAATG GTCTGGCTCGGAAGGAGGATTTCCCAGTTATCACATACTACTGCCCGCATTGTCATGCCCTGAACAAACCGAAGCAATCAGATGAGCATATCTCTGGTCTTACTTCTCCAAACACGGGGGGGACTCCAAACACAGATGATGGTGTGACGGATGCAGTTAAGAATGCTAGGGCTTCTGCAGCCGAGAGTGTAATCACAAGCAGTAGTCCCGGAAGTGCTTCTAGCTCTGAGATTGAGGAAGTATCAGAAAGGGCAAGCGTGGATGAGAAAATTGATTAA
- the LOC114414025 gene encoding fasciclin-like arabinogalactan protein 10: protein MGYTRSSLLSVALVLAFCSSIQGLDITKLLGEYPEYAQFNKYLTETKLADQINSRNAVTVLALDDAAMASLSGKSQDAVKAILSTHVLVNFYDEKKLMEAEGSRTKVETLFQSSGVAKPNQGYIYVALINEGEIAFGSAAAAPNAPFEVVLVRSVTSQPDTVSVLQVSKPIVAPGVESAAAAATSATVPLATTAADGAGDNIAQSPSALAPGPSSDASRVYMGLFGAASAIASLVMLAL, encoded by the coding sequence atgggttACACAAGATCTTCTCTTCTGTCCGTGGCTCTTGTCTTGGCATTCTGTTCAAGCATTCAGGGTTTGGACATCACCAAATTGTTGGGCGAATATCCCGAATATGCACAGTTCAACAAATACCTAACTGAAACCAAGCTGGCGGACCAAATCAACAGCCGTAACGCCGTTACAGTCCTTGCCCTTGACGACGCCGCAATGGCTTCCCTCTCCGGCAAGTCGCAAGACGCCGTTAAGGCCATCCTTAGCACCCATGTGCTCGTCAACTTCTACGACGAGAAGAAGCTGATGGAAGCCGAAGGTAGTCGCACCAAGGTCGAAACCCTATTCCAATCCTCCGGTGTCGCCAAGCCCAACCAGGGTTACATCTACGTGGCGCTCATCAACGAGGGGGAGATTGCGTTCGGTTCCGCCGCCGCCGCACCGAATGCACCTTTCGAGGTTGTGCTTGTGAGGTCCGTGACGAGCCAACCCGACACCGTTTCGGTTCTTCAGGTTAGCAAGCCTATCGTTGCACCTGGCGTTGAATCTGCGGCAGCAGCAGCGACATCTGCTACGGTGCCACTTGCAACAACCGCCGCCGACGGTGCCGGTGATAACATTGCACAGTCACCTTCTGCTTTGGCACCAGGTCCCAGCAGCGATGCTTCCCGCGTCTACATGGGACTCTTTGGTGCTGCTTCCGCCATCGCTTCCCTCGTGATGCTCGCTCTCTAA
- the LOC114415056 gene encoding uncharacterized protein LOC114415056 isoform X2: protein MEDILLDTRWEDVICPICLEVPHNSVLLQCSSYDKGCRSFVCDTSQLHSNCLDRFKSTHSMPSSSTYDSTSQLSDANSMANSESVVSDCQYKLSCPLCRGDVFGWIIVDKARVHLDEKKRCCEEEQCAFIGSYSELQKHAQLEHPHACPSKIDPVRQLDWKNFQQSSEIIDVLSTIHSEIPRGVVLGDYVIEYGDDDIADEFEDFPGDEGSVASVEYGEYRLDEIDDDFVSTIGHLRGESGFRRSRRRHSRSNDN from the exons ATGGAGGATATTCTGTTGGATACCAGGTGGGAAGATGTAATCTGCCCCATATGCTTGGAAGTTCCTCATAATAGTGTGCTCCTTCAGTGTTCATCTTATGATAAGGGGTGTCGTTCTTTTGTATGTGACACAAGTCAGTTGCACTCAAATTGCTTGGATCGTTTTAAAAGCACACATAGCATGCCATCCTCTTCAACATATGATTCAACCTCCCAATTGTCTGATGCAAATTCCATGGCAAATAGTGAGTCAGTGGTATCTGATTGTCAATACAAGCTGAGTTGTCCGTTGTGTAGAGGTGATGTTTTTGGGTGGATTATTGTTGATAAAGCTCGTGTGCATCTTGATGAGAAGAAGCGTTGCTGTGAAGAGGAGCAATGTGCATTTATTGGAAGTTACTCCGAGCTACAAAAACATGCTCAACTGGAACACCCTCATGCTTGTCCATCGAAAATTGATCCTGTCCGACAGCTTGATTGGAAAAATTTTCAGCAGTCATCTGAGATCATAGATGTTTTGAGCACTATTCATTCAGAAATTCCACGGGGAGTGGTTTTGGGAGATTATGTGATTGAATATGGGGATGATGACATTGCAGATGAGTTTGAGGACTTCCCTGGAGATGAAG GTTCTGTAGCATCTGTAGAGTATGGCGAGTATAGGCTAGATGAGATTGATGATGATTTTGTTAGTACAATTGGCCACTTGAGAGGTGAAAGTGGTTTTCGCAG ATCACGGAGACGTCATTCTCGCTCCAATGACAATTAG
- the LOC114415056 gene encoding uncharacterized protein LOC114415056 isoform X1, which translates to MEDILLDTRWEDVICPICLEVPHNSVLLQCSSYDKGCRSFVCDTSQLHSNCLDRFKSTHSMPSSSTYDSTSQLSDANSMANSESVVSDCQYKLSCPLCRGDVFGWIIVDKARVHLDEKKRCCEEEQCAFIGSYSELQKHAQLEHPHACPSKIDPVRQLDWKNFQQSSEIIDVLSTIHSEIPRGVVLGDYVIEYGDDDIADEFEDFPGDEGNWWTSCILYHAFNNFRSSRNRRRTRVGDQSRVNRHLSSDTSNSDEGSVASVEYGEYRLDEIDDDFVSTIGHLRGESGFRRSRRRHSRSNDN; encoded by the exons ATGGAGGATATTCTGTTGGATACCAGGTGGGAAGATGTAATCTGCCCCATATGCTTGGAAGTTCCTCATAATAGTGTGCTCCTTCAGTGTTCATCTTATGATAAGGGGTGTCGTTCTTTTGTATGTGACACAAGTCAGTTGCACTCAAATTGCTTGGATCGTTTTAAAAGCACACATAGCATGCCATCCTCTTCAACATATGATTCAACCTCCCAATTGTCTGATGCAAATTCCATGGCAAATAGTGAGTCAGTGGTATCTGATTGTCAATACAAGCTGAGTTGTCCGTTGTGTAGAGGTGATGTTTTTGGGTGGATTATTGTTGATAAAGCTCGTGTGCATCTTGATGAGAAGAAGCGTTGCTGTGAAGAGGAGCAATGTGCATTTATTGGAAGTTACTCCGAGCTACAAAAACATGCTCAACTGGAACACCCTCATGCTTGTCCATCGAAAATTGATCCTGTCCGACAGCTTGATTGGAAAAATTTTCAGCAGTCATCTGAGATCATAGATGTTTTGAGCACTATTCATTCAGAAATTCCACGGGGAGTGGTTTTGGGAGATTATGTGATTGAATATGGGGATGATGACATTGCAGATGAGTTTGAGGACTTCCCTGGAGATGAAGGTAACTGGTGGACCTCTTGTATTCTGTATCATGCCTTCAATAACTTTAGAAGTTCTAGAAACCGAAGAAGGACAAGAGTTGGCGATCAAAGTAGGGTTAATCGCCATTTAAGTTCTGATACTTCAAATTCTGATGAAGGTTCTGTAGCATCTGTAGAGTATGGCGAGTATAGGCTAGATGAGATTGATGATGATTTTGTTAGTACAATTGGCCACTTGAGAGGTGAAAGTGGTTTTCGCAG ATCACGGAGACGTCATTCTCGCTCCAATGACAATTAG